The Virgibacillus phasianinus genome includes a window with the following:
- a CDS encoding anti-sigma-F factor Fin family protein: protein MSIVYTCRHCGNEVGKIDQSVIDSATLGLDKLTTEDIKEMVQYKDNGDVQIKTICENCEAALGQNPHYHELDFFIQ from the coding sequence ATGTCTATTGTCTATACATGCAGGCATTGTGGAAATGAGGTTGGGAAAATCGACCAGTCAGTGATTGACTCCGCTACTCTAGGTCTTGATAAATTAACAACAGAGGATATAAAAGAAATGGTACAATATAAAGATAACGGAGATGTCCAAATCAAGACTATTTGTGAAAACTGTGAAGCAGCATTAGGACAGAATCCGCACTATCATGAACTTGATTTTTTTATCCAATAG
- the pth gene encoding aminoacyl-tRNA hydrolase gives MKCIVGLGNPGKKYKATRHNIGFMVIDELLNRHSFDLNKSKFNGKYALEHIGKEKVLLLQPQTYMNLSGEAIRPLLDYYDIATEDVVIVYDDLDLPTGKIRLRQKGGPGGHNGIKSTINHLGTKEFKRIRIGVGRPANAQPVIDYVLGVFPKDEAANVQESIQKAADAFETWLEKPFNEVMNEYN, from the coding sequence GTAATCCCGGGAAAAAATATAAGGCGACCAGGCATAATATTGGATTTATGGTCATCGATGAACTGTTGAATCGTCACTCATTTGACCTGAATAAATCAAAATTTAATGGCAAGTATGCACTTGAGCATATTGGTAAAGAAAAAGTATTATTGCTGCAGCCGCAAACGTATATGAACCTTTCAGGCGAAGCAATAAGGCCACTTTTGGATTATTATGATATTGCAACGGAAGATGTGGTGATTGTCTATGATGATTTGGATCTGCCAACAGGAAAAATCCGCCTTCGTCAAAAAGGTGGACCAGGTGGCCACAATGGGATAAAATCAACGATTAATCATTTAGGTACGAAAGAATTTAAACGAATCAGAATCGGTGTTGGAAGGCCTGCTAATGCACAGCCTGTGATTGACTACGTACTGGGAGTGTTTCCAAAAGATGAAGCAGCCAATGTTCAGGAAAGTATTCAAAAAGCAGCCGACGCATTCGAAACCTGGCTAGAAAAACCATTCAACGAAGTAATGAATGAATATAACTAA